The DNA sequence AATATATTATTGCATTATTATTCAAAGTACCTAATTTATAGATTTATAGAAAGAGTTGATGAGACCGAAGCAAGCGAGACTCCTGCGGGAGCAAAGGCAGAGGTAAGACCCCGCAGATGCGCAGCATAGAGGAGGCTTACCAGCCGCCCGCGGAAAGCGAGTTTGCATAGGTCTCTTCAACTCCTCTATACTAATAACCTTATATTTATTAGGGAGCTCACTAAATGCAAGTACTTTTTCACTGGTTCCGGACGGTTCCGGTTTGCCGGAACCGATTTTTTTATTCTTCATTATTTGAAGTGTGGACGGTATTTGTTTACCTCGCTAGTTCCTTGAATGATAAGACTTGCAAACAATTGTGAGTTGGCGAATAAGAACGTTCTTCCTGTTGGAACTTTTGATAATTTGGCGAATGAGAACCGTCCCTATTAGCGGTCCTATTAGCATTGATGTTGCAAAAAGTATGCTATTTGTTGAAAATCAAGTATATTTGTTTTAACTGGTATTATGCGGATGTGTGGAATGTACTATGCTGTGTTTTATTATGTTTCAATTTTTGCTTTATCAAAGTAGTTGGAGGGATGGGAGTGCAGCTAGAAGGCAAAGTGATAGATACGATGCGTCAACGTCAATCTGTAAGAACGTATCATGATGTAGCTCTAACAGAAGAGCATATAAAGAATATCGAGAATTATATAGAAGAAATACCTCGAATAAGCCCTTTCGGTAAGATTGGAAATATAGAGTTTATAGAGGTAACGAGCAACAGGTCGGAAAAGGGGGTAAAGCTTGGGACATACGGCTTTATTAAAAGCCAAAAAGGATATTTAGTTGGAATTTCAGAAAAGGATACTTATTCTTTAGTGAAGTTTGCCTATAATTTTCAAATGCTCGTGCTATATTTAACGGAATTAGGTTTGGGAACTTGCTGGATGGGGGGCACTTTCAGTCGAAAATCTTTTGAAAAGGAATTAATAGTAAGTGAGGGCGAATTTATCCCTTGTGTTACCCCAGTAGGATATCCTAGGGAGAAAAGAAGATTATTTGATAAAGCGATTCGTGCGGTTGCTAAATCAGACAATAGAAAGGCTTGGGAGAATCTTTTTTTTGATGAGAGTTTCCACTCATCTTTATCGAAAGACAACGCGGGTCAACTAGAGTTACCTCTTGAAATGGTTAGAATAGGACCATCAGCATCAAATAAACAGCCGTGGCGTCTGGTCGTTTCAAAAGATCGAAGGCAAGTCCACTTCTATATCGAACATACACCGAACTATAGTAGCAGTTTAGGCTATGACATGCAGTTATTAGATATTGGAATAGCAATGTGTCAATTTGATTTGGCCTGTAAAGAGTTACAACTAGCAGGGGAATGGGTAGTGGAGAATCCCGGCATGAACGTGAACAATGAACAAATTGAATATCTCTACACCTGGAAGAGTAGGTGACTGGCTAATGGGGACATTCCGGCTTGCCGGAACCTTTTAAAAGAAAAAACGTAAAAACAGCTTCACAAAGCTGTTTTTACGTTTTTCTTATTATTCTAGATTTGAAGTACAGGACTTATTCGTTTACCTTCCAGTTCCTTGAAAGACAAGATTAGGAAACTACCGCGAGCTGGCGAAGGAGAACCGTCCCCGTTAGCCGTTAGGTTGGTAGATGCAGTATGGTTCGCTTTCTAGGTAATCTCCAGTTACGGCATATGCTCTTGAACGAGAGCCACCACAGACGTAACGATACTCACATACTCCGCATTTTCCTTTGTATAAATCTGGGTTCCGAAGTTCTTTTAGTACGGGGGATTCACGATAGATTTCCTTTAACGGTTTTTCTCTTACATTCCCAACTTTGATGGGCAATAACCCACTCGGCATCACATCACCAATATGAGAAATAAAGATGAATCCATTGCCATCGTTCACGCTTTTTGGTGCTCTCTTTAAACCATCGATAACAGATGCATGATCGGATGTAATCGTATCCTCATACCGAATGACATCTTTTTCAAGCTTCTGTTCCCTTACTTTTTGTTGTAGGACGACTCTACGATAATGCTGTGCTGCCGTCGTTTTAATATCATATGGCATCACTTTATTTAGTTCGTATAACCATTTAAAAACTTTTTCATGCTCTGTTGCACTAATACATGCATTCTGCTGTCCTCTTCCAGTAGGCACTAAGAAAAATACATACCACATAATTGCCTTTAAGTCCTTCACGAGTTCTGCCATTTGTTCGAGGTGATGATAGTTGAATTTTGAAATAACAGTATTAATTTGTAATGGCATACCTAATTCGTTTAAGTAATTTATTTTCTTTAAAGTTAAGTCGAAGGAACCACCTGTACCTCTAAATTGATCATGTATTTCTGGAGTTGGTCCATCGAGACTGAACGCCCACCGTGATAATCCAACATTTTTTGCCATCTTCATTTTTTCGATTGTGACATTTTCGGTTGCACTCGGGGTCATCGACACGCGCATCCCTTTTTTTACTGCGTAATCTGCTAGTTCAAATAGATCTTCTCTCATCATACAGTCCCCACCAGAAAAAACGATCATAGGGTTATCCATATCATAAATTTGATCAATGAGCTGAATGCCCTCTTGATGATTCAGTTCCAAAGGGTGTGGTTTCGTCTGAGCATCTGCTCGACAGTGCACACACTTTAACTCACATGCCCGTGTCACCTCCCATATAGCTATGAAAGGATTTAAACGATAATCAACATTCTTTCTGTGACTATGGGGATGTCCTTTGTTATCCATTTATTTCACCTTTTTCATTAAAAAATTATAAAACTCTCACCTCTGATTACTATCATAGTATAGAAAAAAATGTAAAATTAGCTTTAATTTGTGGATGTTTTATGACAATTTTAGTAAATATCGTAAGTTATAGGGGATCTCAACAATACATGCTAAAAGATTCATTTATAATGAAATGAGCACTTCATAACTTAATATGTGAAATGATGAACAAATATATCAGAGGAGGGTGTACCTTGAAGTATCGTTACTTATTTAGCAAAGGGTATATAGGAAAACTAACGTTGCAAAACAGGGTAATAATGCCTGGAATGTGTACGAACCTAGCAGGAGCAAATGGAGAAGTGACCGATCATCTTCTTCGATACTATGAAGAAAGGGCAATGGGAGGTACTGGATTAATCATAACGGAGTTTGCTGTAATTGATCATGAACTTGGAAAAGGAGCAGTTAATCAGTTACGGATCAGCCACGATAGTTATGTAACAGGGTTCTACCGGTTAGCAAATGTCGTACATAAATATGGGTCCAAACTGTTCGTTCAATTGCATCATGCAGGAAGGGAATCGAATTCGTTACTTACAGACGGAAAGCAAATCGTAGCACCTAGCCCTGTAACATGTGAAGCGATTGGGGAAAAACCGCGGGAGCTTACGACGGAGGAAGTGAAGGAGCTTGTAAAAAAATTTGTAACAGCAGCAATTAGATGTAAAGAGGCTGGTGTAGATGGTGTGGAGCTTCATGGGGCACACGGGTATTTAATTAGCCAGTTTTTAAATCCGCACACAAATTTAAGAACAGATATGTATGGTGGAAGCTTCGCTAACAGAATGCGTTTTTTAGAAGAAATTATTATTGGTATTAAGGAGCAATGTGGTAATGATTACCCAGTAATCGTTAGATTAAGTGTCGATGAATTTGATGAAGACGGGATTGATGTTGCTTTAAGTAAAAATATTAGTCGTTATTTAGAAAAAATAGGAGTAGACGCGATTCATGCAAGTGCTGGAAATTACAATTCGATGGAAAAAGTAATTGAATCTCCTTTATATGAACAAGGTTGGAGAGTCTATCTAGCAGAAGAGATAAAGAAGGAAGTGAATATTCCAGTTATTACTGT is a window from the Evansella cellulosilytica DSM 2522 genome containing:
- a CDS encoding TIGR04053 family radical SAM/SPASM domain-containing protein; this encodes MDNKGHPHSHRKNVDYRLNPFIAIWEVTRACELKCVHCRADAQTKPHPLELNHQEGIQLIDQIYDMDNPMIVFSGGDCMMREDLFELADYAVKKGMRVSMTPSATENVTIEKMKMAKNVGLSRWAFSLDGPTPEIHDQFRGTGGSFDLTLKKINYLNELGMPLQINTVISKFNYHHLEQMAELVKDLKAIMWYVFFLVPTGRGQQNACISATEHEKVFKWLYELNKVMPYDIKTTAAQHYRRVVLQQKVREQKLEKDVIRYEDTITSDHASVIDGLKRAPKSVNDGNGFIFISHIGDVMPSGLLPIKVGNVREKPLKEIYRESPVLKELRNPDLYKGKCGVCEYRYVCGGSRSRAYAVTGDYLESEPYCIYQPNG
- a CDS encoding nitroreductase family protein, producing MGVQLEGKVIDTMRQRQSVRTYHDVALTEEHIKNIENYIEEIPRISPFGKIGNIEFIEVTSNRSEKGVKLGTYGFIKSQKGYLVGISEKDTYSLVKFAYNFQMLVLYLTELGLGTCWMGGTFSRKSFEKELIVSEGEFIPCVTPVGYPREKRRLFDKAIRAVAKSDNRKAWENLFFDESFHSSLSKDNAGQLELPLEMVRIGPSASNKQPWRLVVSKDRRQVHFYIEHTPNYSSSLGYDMQLLDIGIAMCQFDLACKELQLAGEWVVENPGMNVNNEQIEYLYTWKSR